One stretch of Pararge aegeria chromosome W unlocalized genomic scaffold, ilParAegt1.1 SUPER_W_unloc_4, whole genome shotgun sequence DNA includes these proteins:
- the LOC120636849 gene encoding uncharacterized protein LOC120636849: protein MVPGSDTNNVDSAYNAESQVISLDHEPLIEQNINNFELDEEQTPSIIRTPPLKKSSQQSRKRRPRYYPTEDRALKDSQAKLLEIEAKNAEATLAHAQATNNLAAAIDRLGQVTNESSSRLAAAIEKIGDMIGIFASASSKKKRRKIVLTSDSESD from the exons ATGGTGCCTGGTAGTGACACCAATAATGTTGATTCTGCATATAATGCAGAATCACAAGTAATAAG CTTAGACCATGAACCGTTGATAGAgcagaatattaataattttgagtTAGATGAAGAACAAACACCATCCATCATTCGGACTCcgcctttaaaaaaatctagccAACAATCAAGGAAACGTCGTCCAAGATATTACCCAACAGAAG ATAGAGCTTTAAAAGATTCTCAAGCCAAACTCCTAGAAATAGAGGCCAAGAATGCCGAGGCCACTTTGGCACATGCTCAGGCCACTAATAACTTGGCTGCAGCCATTGATAGATTAGGACAAGTTACCAATGAATCTTCCAGTAGGCTGGCTGCAGCCATAGAAAAAATTGGGGACATGATTGGCATCTTTGCCTCAGCTTCATCAAAGaag AAACGTAGGAAGATCGTTTTGACATCAGATTCAGAGTCAGACtga
- the LOC120636834 gene encoding putative nuclease HARBI1 — protein MANAVDARQNHLSERRRRRRARRLLRINIDPFHIPDAEFIKTFRLGKETVRGLVEELTPLIPKPRRNDGISAETKILVALAFYASGCYQTLVGQSALHNVAQKTVSRAVRQVTEALNIIFRKYVKWPTQSDTRNAIKAKFYQKFDFPGVLGCIDGTHVAIIRPKVHEERYFNRKGFHSLNVMIICDSDLNILCIDASNPGSAHDCSVWQSHPLSQHLIELNENGNQGFLLGDSGYPLRKTMMTPILNTIEGTPQHRFYVKHVTARNTVERCIGVLKARFRCLLGARALHYDPISAGKIVNACCVLHNIANKMKAPVPLLTPEETLLLQQDEQNSRAELESSIEGLNSQRHQRVNQGLLEGRSLQQALVNQLWRNA, from the exons ATGGCTAATGCTGTTGATGCTCGCCAAAACCATCTTTCAGAGCGTAGAAGGCGCCGTCGAGCCCGCCGCTTACTCAGGATCAATATAGATCCCTTTCATATTCCCgatgcggaatttataaaaacgtTTCGCCTTGGGAAAGAAACTGTTAGGGGGCTAGTGGAGGAGCTCACTCCACTGATTCCCAAACCCCGTCGGAATGATGGAATTTCGGCAGAAACTAAG attcTGGTAGCACTAGCGTTTTACGCATCTGGGTGTTATCAAACGTTGGTTGGGCAGAGTGCCCTCCATAATGTGGCACAGAAGACTGTTTCAAGAGCTGTGAGACAAGTGACGGAGgcacttaatataatatttagaaaatatgtGAAATGGCCCACCCAGAGTGATACCCGAAATGCTATTAAGGCTAA GTTTTATCAGAAATTTGATTTCCCAGGAGTCCTAGGTTGCATTGATGGCACACATGTGGCAATAATAAGACCAAAAGTGCATGAAGAGCGGTATTTTAACAGGAAAGGATTCCACTCCCTAAATGTTATGATA ATCTGCGACTCAGACCTTAATATATTGTGCATAGATGCCAGCAACCCAGGCTCTGCTCATGACTGCAGTGTGTGGCAAAGTCATCCACTAAGTCAACATTTAAtagaattaaatgaaaatggCAATCAAGgttttttattag GTGACAGTGGTTATCCTCTTAGGAAAACGATGATGACCCCAATTTTGAATACCATAGAGGGGACACCACAGCACCGCTTTTATGTGAAACATGTCACTGCACGTAATACAGTTGAGCGCTGTATAGGTGTATTGAAAGCACGTTTTag ATGTTTGCTTGGAGCACGTGCTTTACATTATGATCCTATCTCTGCAGGCAAGATTGTTAATGCATGTTGTGTTTTGCACAACATAGCAAACAAAATGAAAGCACCTGTGCCTCTGCTGACACCTGAGGAAACTCTTCTTCTGCAACAG GATGAACAGAATTCGAGAGCAGAGTTGGAAAGTTCTATTGAAGGACTCAATTCACAGAGACATCAACGAGTGAATCAGGGTCTTCTTGAAGGTCGGTCACTGCAGCAGGCTCTTGTCAACCAACTGTGGAGAAATGCATAA